GGAGATCGCCCCCTCGTTTCCGTCCCAGGCCTCGCGCGCGGCTGCCTCGGTGTCGTATCCGCCGGTGGCGAAGTACTCGGCGTCCTCGGGGATCTGATCCTCGTAGGCGGTCACCGAGTGCGCGCGCGTCGAGGTGTTCTCCCAGACCACCGTCTCGCCGACGGAGATCGTGACCTCGTACGGGCGAAACGCCTCCGCGGTCATGCCGACGTCGTAATCGTCGCCCTCCGACCCGGGGAGCACGGCCGCACAGCCCGCCAGCGAGAGCGACGCTGCGGCGCCCGCGGTCGCGAGAAAGCGGCGTCGGTCCATGTCCGAACGGTGGGGACGGACCGCTTTATGCGGATTGGTCCGGGCGTCGAATCGGATGGAAAGCCATACGGTCGGCGGTGCCGTCGCCCCGACAATGACCGACCGGCCGCGCTTCCT
This genomic stretch from Halobaculum roseum harbors:
- a CDS encoding cupredoxin domain-containing protein, translating into MDRRRFLATAGAAASLSLAGCAAVLPGSEGDDYDVGMTAEAFRPYEVTISVGETVVWENTSTRAHSVTAYEDQIPEDAEYFATGGYDTEAAAREAWDGNEGAISANGRFEHTFEVPGDYTYFCIPHEQAGMVGVVRVEE